The genomic window CTTAAACGATATTGCTGCGGCGGAGTTTGGTGAGCATAACGACATCGAAGCGGTTATCCGTAAAGTGATTCCCTACATGGCGGCTGGTGTTTCAGTCCCCGTTGCATCTTAATAAAAGGTCTTGATCATGTTAACGATTATAATCCTTGCCCTGATAGCCGTAGTCCTGTTGTTTGCGGTCAAAAATATCAGAAAGCAATTTATTACCCAGCCTGTGTTTCATTTTTTCAAAAAAGTCTTACCGCCACTATCCGATACTGAGCGTGAAGCGATGGAAGCTGGCGATGTGTGGTGGGAAGGGGAGTTATTCCGCGGCAACCCTAATTGGAATACGCTGCACAGCTACGGTAAACCTGTGCTTAGCGCCGAAGAAAAAGACTTTATCGATAATCAAGTGATGACGGCACTGACGATGATCGATGATTTCGATATAGTGCATAACCGTAAAGATTTGCCGCCAGAGTTGTGGGAATACTTCAAGAAAGAAGGCTTCTTTGCGCTGATCATCCCGAAAAAATTCGGTGGTAAAGCGTTTTCGGCCTATGCCAACTCTACTATTGTCAGCAAATTAGCCAGCCGTAGCGTCAGCGCCGCGGTAACTGTTATGGTGCCAAACTCCTTAGGCCCCGGCGAACTATTGACCCACTATGGTACCAGCGAGCAAAAAGAGCGTTGGTTACCGGCCTTGGCCAAAGGCGATGAAATTCCTTGTTTTGCGTTAACAGGCCCCGAGGCTGGCAGTGATGCCGGCGCAATCCCCGATGTGGGGATTGTGTGCCGTGATACTTTCAATGGCGAAGAAATGCTCGGCCTTAAACTCACCTGGGATAAGCGTTATATCACGCTCGCACCTGTGGCTACAGTGCTAGGTTTAGCGTTCCAAATGCGCGACCCTGACGGTTTGCTTGGGGATAAGAAAAACTTAGGCATTACCTGCGCGTTGATTCCAACGGATCATCCTGGTGTGGTCATTGGTCGTCGCCATAATCCACTGGGCATGGCGTTTATGAACGGCACCACCCAAGGTAAAGAAGTGTTTATCCCGCTGGATTGGATTATCGGTGGCTCTGATTTTGCGGGTAAAGGCTGGCGTATGCTGGTCGAGTGTTTATCCGCCGGCCGTGGTATTTCACTCCCTGCCTTAGCAACGGCCTCTGGCCATATGGCGACTAAGACGACAACGGCCTACAGCTATGTGCGCCACCAATTTGGTATGGCGATTGGCCAATTTGAAGGGGTGCAAGAAGCACTTGCCCGTATTATTGCCAACACTTACCAGTTAGAAGCTGCGCGTCGTTTAACAACCACGGGTATCGATCTTAAAGTCAAACCCTCAGTCGTGACTGCCATTGCTAAGTTCCACATGACGGAATTAGGCCGCTCTGTGATGAACGATGCGATGGATATTCAATCGGGTAAGGGCATTCAATTAGGACCTAAAAACTATTTAGGCTACCCTTATATGTCGAATCCAATTTCGATCACTGTGGAAGGCGCGAATATTTTAACCCGTTCCTTGATGATTTTTGGGCAAGGTGCGACTCGCTGCCATCCTTACGTGCTGGCTGAGATGGAAGCCGCCGCGATGGAAAATCAGCATGAAGCGCTCGAGCGGTTCGATTCATTGTTGATGGGCCATATGGGTTATGCTACCCGCAACGCCTTCAGTGCCTTGTTCAATGCGTTAACCGGCAGCCGTTTGGGCAGCGCGCCAGTAAGTGGTGAAACAAAGCAGTACTATAAAGATATGACGCGCATATCCTCGGCCTTAGCCTTGATGACAGACTTATCAATGCTGATCATGGGCGGCGATTTAAAGCGCAAAGAAATGCTCTCTGCCCGTATGGGCGACGTATTGAGCCAGTTGTATTTAGGTTCTGCCACCCTGAAACTGTTTGAAGACAATGGTCGTCAGCAGGATGATTTACCCGCAGTGCGGTATGTCATGGCTAACCGTTTACACTTAGCCGCGAAAGCATTGGAAGACACAATTCGTAACTTCCCAAGTCGCCCTGTGGCATGGCTACTGCGCGGTTTGATCTTCCCGCTTGGCAATCACTTCAATGCGCCAAGTGATAAAATGGTCACCGAACTGGTAGGGGGGATGTTAAAACCT from Shewanella putrefaciens includes these protein-coding regions:
- a CDS encoding acyl-CoA dehydrogenase, coding for MLTIIILALIAVVLLFAVKNIRKQFITQPVFHFFKKVLPPLSDTEREAMEAGDVWWEGELFRGNPNWNTLHSYGKPVLSAEEKDFIDNQVMTALTMIDDFDIVHNRKDLPPELWEYFKKEGFFALIIPKKFGGKAFSAYANSTIVSKLASRSVSAAVTVMVPNSLGPGELLTHYGTSEQKERWLPALAKGDEIPCFALTGPEAGSDAGAIPDVGIVCRDTFNGEEMLGLKLTWDKRYITLAPVATVLGLAFQMRDPDGLLGDKKNLGITCALIPTDHPGVVIGRRHNPLGMAFMNGTTQGKEVFIPLDWIIGGSDFAGKGWRMLVECLSAGRGISLPALATASGHMATKTTTAYSYVRHQFGMAIGQFEGVQEALARIIANTYQLEAARRLTTTGIDLKVKPSVVTAIAKFHMTELGRSVMNDAMDIQSGKGIQLGPKNYLGYPYMSNPISITVEGANILTRSLMIFGQGATRCHPYVLAEMEAAAMENQHEALERFDSLLMGHMGYATRNAFSALFNALTGSRLGSAPVSGETKQYYKDMTRISSALALMTDLSMLIMGGDLKRKEMLSARMGDVLSQLYLGSATLKLFEDNGRQQDDLPAVRYVMANRLHLAAKALEDTIRNFPSRPVAWLLRGLIFPLGNHFNAPSDKMVTELVGGMLKPGPARERITFLCPEFEGDIGGIAEVEQAFVAQYACKDIYKKLKKAQRAGELPAKVPNLVLFAKALETGVITADEEQKLQHADKLRLAAINVNDFETL